The Chryseolinea soli genome contains a region encoding:
- a CDS encoding L-threonylcarbamoyladenylate synthase, which translates to MAAELLKIHPQNPEGRKIAHVVDVLRQGGIIIYPTDTIYGIGCDLMNRKSIERLCRIMDIKPQKLDLSFICNDLSHISEYVRKIDTPVFKILKKALPGPYTFILESSSKVPKILDVNKRTVGIRIPAHNIPLDIVKLLGNPLITSSIKDDDIIKEYTTDPEEIYEDFKNEVDLVIDGGPGGNVPSSVIDCTDEEITIIRRGLGDVDKII; encoded by the coding sequence ATGGCAGCAGAATTATTAAAAATACATCCCCAAAATCCGGAAGGCCGAAAGATCGCCCACGTGGTGGACGTACTCCGGCAGGGGGGCATCATCATCTATCCCACCGACACCATCTATGGCATTGGCTGCGACCTCATGAACCGCAAATCCATCGAACGTCTTTGCCGGATCATGGATATCAAGCCCCAAAAACTCGACCTCTCTTTTATCTGCAACGACCTCAGTCACATCTCGGAATATGTCCGCAAGATCGACACGCCCGTTTTTAAGATCCTGAAGAAAGCGTTGCCCGGGCCATACACCTTCATCCTGGAATCGAGCAGCAAAGTGCCTAAGATCCTGGATGTGAACAAGCGCACGGTGGGCATCCGGATCCCCGCCCACAACATCCCACTCGACATCGTGAAGCTGCTCGGCAACCCCCTCATCACGTCCTCCATCAAAGACGACGACATCATTAAAGAATACACCACCGATCCGGAAGAGATTTACGAAGATTTTAAAAACGAGGTGGATCTTGTGATCGATGGCGGCCCCGGCGGCAATGTGCCCTCCAGCGTTATCGATTGCACCGATGAAGAGATCACGATCATCCGCCGCGGTCTCGGCGATGTGGATAAGATCATCTGA
- the mltG gene encoding endolytic transglycosylase MltG, whose protein sequence is MKPSKRLIFFLLFSILGISFTFYGFQMVYTPNILVDKENRLILVPEGATFKDIQKELHEGDFVQDLLSFSFLARIMGYTHDVKPGRYVLLKNMTNLEAIRALRSGKQEPVRITFNNVRLIPELAEKITKNLSMDKGEFEAALIAFAMNNKYGFNKDNVLSMFIPNTYEVYYNISPERLIERMHVEYDKFWNAERKEKAKALGYTPIEVSTLASIVQAESIKDEEAPIIASLYLNRLSKGIALQADPTLVFAVGDFTLKRVLNGHKQIDSPYNTYKYPGLPPGPINMPEISSIDAVLDHANTDYYYMCAREDFSGFHNFTNSYEEHMRNAARYQRALTIEQEKGEALRKQQQH, encoded by the coding sequence ATGAAGCCGAGCAAGCGCCTGATATTCTTTCTACTGTTTTCCATTTTAGGGATCTCCTTCACCTTCTACGGTTTCCAGATGGTGTATACGCCGAACATCCTGGTCGATAAAGAGAACCGCTTGATTTTGGTGCCCGAAGGGGCAACGTTCAAGGACATCCAGAAAGAGTTGCACGAAGGCGATTTTGTGCAGGACCTTTTATCGTTCAGCTTCCTGGCGCGCATCATGGGATACACGCACGATGTGAAGCCCGGCCGGTATGTGCTGCTGAAGAACATGACCAACCTGGAGGCCATCCGGGCGCTGCGGTCGGGCAAACAGGAACCGGTGAGGATAACATTCAACAACGTGCGTTTGATTCCCGAGCTGGCCGAAAAAATCACAAAGAACCTCAGCATGGACAAGGGCGAGTTTGAGGCGGCCCTCATCGCGTTTGCCATGAACAACAAATACGGGTTCAACAAAGACAACGTGCTGAGCATGTTCATTCCGAACACTTACGAGGTATACTATAACATCTCGCCCGAAAGGCTGATCGAGCGCATGCACGTGGAATACGATAAATTCTGGAACGCCGAACGAAAAGAAAAAGCCAAGGCTCTGGGCTACACGCCCATCGAGGTGTCCACCCTGGCGTCGATCGTGCAGGCCGAGAGCATTAAAGACGAGGAGGCTCCCATCATTGCCAGCCTCTACCTGAACCGGCTCAGCAAAGGCATCGCCCTGCAGGCAGACCCCACGTTGGTTTTTGCCGTGGGCGATTTCACATTGAAGCGCGTGCTGAACGGCCACAAGCAGATCGACTCGCCCTACAACACCTACAAATATCCCGGCTTGCCACCCGGCCCCATCAACATGCCCGAGATCAGTTCCATCGACGCCGTGCTGGATCACGCCAACACTGACTATTACTATATGTGCGCCCGCGAGGATTTTTCCGGATTCCATAATTTTACCAACAGTTACGAGGAACACATGCGCAACGCCGCCCGCTATCAGCGCGCCCTCACCATCGAGCAGGAAAAAGGCGAGGCGCTGCGAAAACAACAACAGCACTAA
- a CDS encoding acyl-CoA thioesterase, with product MYQSETKIRVRYGETDQMGYVYYGFYAMYYEVARVESLRQLGLTYREIEAMGVIMPVLENKSKFLAPGRYDEELRIVTTLREKPGVRIRFEYEIFNEQNKLIHQGETLLAFVDKLTNRPRRPPAEMEKVLQPFFA from the coding sequence ATGTATCAATCCGAGACCAAGATTCGCGTGCGGTATGGTGAAACCGATCAGATGGGATATGTGTACTACGGATTTTATGCCATGTATTATGAAGTGGCCCGCGTGGAAAGCCTGCGCCAACTCGGACTGACCTACCGCGAAATTGAGGCGATGGGCGTCATCATGCCCGTGCTGGAAAATAAATCGAAATTTCTGGCCCCCGGTCGCTACGACGAAGAACTCAGGATCGTAACCACGCTGCGCGAAAAACCCGGCGTGCGCATCCGGTTTGAGTACGAAATTTTTAACGAGCAAAACAAGCTCATTCACCAGGGCGAAACGCTGTTGGCGTTTGTCGACAAACTGACCAACCGGCCCCGCCGGCCGCCGGCAGAGATGGAAAAAGTCTTGCAGCCGTTCTTCGCATGA
- a CDS encoding YihY/virulence factor BrkB family protein, which yields MKFKYKRLLLQWNPGWLLFTWLKKVRFKKHENVSLYKILKIFLKNLTDDEILDRANGVAFNFILAIFPAIIFLFTLIPYVTDYFPEINTNSIMDFVGEQIPPSMFEVISSTVLDIVSNQRGGLLSLGFVFSLYLSTNGMMALMRAFNACYRTIENRGGIKTRLIATGLTVNMAFALLLAVILLIVGQFVLQYVMAHLPEFDWLTGFTVTLLHISRFVAVFIAFFLAISTIYYFGPAIHYNWRFFSIGSLLATLLTLAVSYGFSFYVTNFSTYNKVYGSIGVLIALMAWIQLITVVLLVGYEVNTSIHDAIRKEALWNARKFRLKKT from the coding sequence ATGAAATTCAAATACAAACGTCTACTGCTTCAATGGAATCCCGGGTGGCTGCTTTTCACCTGGCTGAAAAAAGTGCGTTTCAAAAAACACGAGAACGTTTCGCTCTACAAAATCCTGAAGATCTTTCTAAAAAACCTGACCGACGACGAGATCCTGGACCGTGCCAACGGGGTGGCCTTCAACTTTATTCTCGCGATATTTCCGGCGATCATTTTCTTGTTTACGCTCATTCCCTATGTAACAGATTATTTCCCCGAGATCAACACCAACAGCATCATGGATTTTGTGGGCGAGCAAATTCCCCCCAGCATGTTTGAGGTGATCTCCTCGACGGTATTGGATATTGTGAGCAACCAACGGGGAGGCTTGTTGTCGCTGGGTTTTGTGTTTTCGTTATACCTCTCCACCAATGGCATGATGGCACTGATGCGCGCCTTCAACGCCTGTTACCGGACCATCGAAAACCGCGGCGGAATTAAAACACGGTTGATCGCCACAGGGCTCACCGTTAACATGGCCTTTGCGCTCCTTTTGGCAGTAATCTTACTGATTGTGGGCCAGTTTGTGCTGCAGTATGTTATGGCCCACTTGCCGGAATTCGATTGGCTGACGGGCTTTACGGTAACGCTCCTTCACATTTCGCGTTTCGTGGCGGTCTTCATTGCATTCTTCCTGGCCATTTCCACCATCTATTATTTTGGTCCGGCCATCCACTACAACTGGCGCTTCTTTTCCATCGGATCGTTGCTGGCCACCTTGCTCACCCTGGCCGTGTCGTATGGATTCTCCTTCTACGTCACAAACTTTAGCACCTACAACAAAGTCTATGGTTCCATCGGCGTGCTCATCGCCTTGATGGCCTGGATCCAGCTCATCACGGTAGTGCTGCTGGTCGGCTACGAAGTAAACACCAGCATCCACGACGCCATCCGCAAAGAAGCCCTCTGGAACGCCCGCAAATTTCGCCTCAAAAAGACCTGA
- a CDS encoding 2OG-Fe(II) oxygenase gives MNTHFDSIADGLAENGYAIADDFLSPAEVSAILNLDTFKAGVSEFKKAGIGKDQGLQINEAIRGDYIQWLDKSTSPEAVRVYLNRLNELVQFLNQNLFLSLKDYEVHLTVYPKGSYYKRHLDQFKKNDHRRLSVICYLNPDWKPEEGGQLRMYLGDAHRDTLPLAGRLVCFRSDQIEHEVLPATRERLSLTGWMLDQLVDVRI, from the coding sequence ATGAACACCCACTTTGATTCGATTGCCGACGGATTGGCGGAAAATGGCTACGCCATTGCCGACGATTTCCTCAGCCCCGCAGAAGTCTCGGCCATTTTGAACCTCGACACGTTCAAGGCCGGCGTATCCGAATTCAAAAAAGCCGGCATCGGCAAAGACCAAGGCCTGCAGATCAACGAAGCCATCCGTGGGGATTATATTCAATGGCTGGATAAAAGCACCTCGCCGGAAGCTGTGCGCGTGTACCTCAATCGATTGAACGAACTCGTACAGTTCCTCAATCAAAATCTGTTCCTAAGCTTAAAAGATTATGAGGTGCACCTCACGGTTTATCCAAAAGGATCGTACTACAAACGTCACCTCGATCAATTCAAGAAAAATGACCACCGTCGTCTGTCTGTGATCTGCTACCTGAACCCCGATTGGAAACCGGAAGAAGGCGGCCAACTGCGCATGTACCTGGGCGATGCTCACCGGGACACCCTGCCCCTGGCCGGTCGCCTGGTTTGTTTTCGCAGCGACCAGATCGAACATGAAGTGTTGCCCGCCACACGCGAGCGCCTCAGCCTTACCGGTTGGATGCTGGATCAATTGGTGGATGTGAGGATCTGA
- a CDS encoding DinB family protein, with the protein MKQYFLKLYQYNQWANKRVLSALTRQHVNDEKILGLLGHIVAAQFLWLHRIKGLPPAQVKLWGGEYTLEQLTTMAEEAGRLWLEFVESTDNFNRELTYTNYTGDPYINNVEMIMIHLVNHSSYHRAQIAMQLRQKGFEPINTDFITYDRVITGQWKE; encoded by the coding sequence ATGAAGCAGTATTTCCTGAAACTCTATCAGTACAACCAGTGGGCGAACAAGCGTGTGTTAAGTGCCCTGACCCGTCAGCACGTGAACGACGAAAAAATCCTCGGCCTCTTGGGCCACATCGTGGCAGCGCAATTTCTTTGGCTGCACCGCATCAAAGGGTTGCCCCCGGCGCAGGTGAAGCTTTGGGGCGGAGAGTACACGCTGGAGCAGTTGACGACCATGGCGGAGGAAGCGGGCAGGCTTTGGTTGGAGTTTGTTGAAAGTACCGATAACTTCAATCGCGAGCTCACCTACACCAACTACACCGGCGATCCTTATATCAACAACGTGGAGATGATCATGATCCACCTGGTGAACCACAGCAGCTACCACCGCGCCCAGATCGCTATGCAGTTGCGTCAAAAAGGATTCGAGCCCATCAATACCGATTTCATTACCTACGACCGGGTGATCACCGGCCAATGGAAGGAGTGA
- a CDS encoding dienelactone hydrolase family protein produces MKRIALQLFALLLVATAFGQDGITVCHTSSTEKFAVFASNKKFNSEHATPRPYVHVSQEGGKMITYKTPDGQQANAYLLTNKTKTNNWIFVFQEWWGLNDWIKKEADELFKDLGNVNVIALDMYDGKVTADRAAAGQYMQQFKQERGDAIVKGAIAYVGPQAKIGTIGWCFGGGQSLLATLTAGKQAAGCVIYYGMPVDDVEKLKTLNTDVLGIFASKEKYITPEVVSKFEANMKAAGKKLEVKSYDADHAFANPSNPIYDKTATDDAYKRTLTFFQSHLR; encoded by the coding sequence ATGAAAAGAATTGCACTTCAACTCTTTGCGCTCCTCTTGGTGGCCACGGCCTTTGGGCAGGATGGTATCACCGTATGCCACACCTCGTCCACGGAAAAATTTGCCGTTTTTGCATCCAACAAAAAATTCAACAGCGAACACGCCACACCCCGGCCCTATGTGCACGTGAGCCAGGAGGGTGGTAAGATGATCACCTACAAAACTCCCGACGGCCAGCAAGCCAATGCCTACCTGCTCACAAACAAAACAAAAACCAACAACTGGATTTTTGTTTTCCAGGAATGGTGGGGCCTGAACGACTGGATCAAGAAAGAAGCCGATGAACTGTTCAAAGACCTCGGCAACGTGAACGTGATCGCCCTCGATATGTATGACGGCAAAGTGACGGCCGACCGCGCCGCTGCCGGCCAATACATGCAGCAATTCAAACAAGAGCGCGGCGATGCCATTGTGAAAGGCGCCATCGCCTATGTTGGCCCGCAGGCCAAGATCGGAACCATCGGCTGGTGCTTCGGTGGAGGACAGTCGCTGCTGGCCACCCTCACCGCCGGCAAGCAAGCGGCAGGCTGTGTGATCTACTATGGTATGCCCGTCGACGACGTTGAAAAACTGAAGACCCTCAACACCGATGTGCTCGGCATCTTTGCTTCGAAGGAAAAATACATCACCCCCGAAGTGGTGAGTAAATTTGAAGCCAACATGAAGGCCGCCGGAAAGAAACTGGAAGTGAAAAGCTATGATGCCGATCACGCTTTCGCCAATCCCAGCAATCCCATCTATGACAAGACCGCCACAGACGATGCCTACAAACGCACGCTGACTTTCTTCCAGTCACATTTGAGATAA
- a CDS encoding AMP-binding protein translates to MNPVQQFSHWEATTPGATFLQQPLAGQWKKWTYKEAGDEIRRMATALGTYGLPPKSKIAILSKNCAHWFMADLAIWMAGHISVPLYATFTAATIRQILEHSESKILFVGKLDTWDEQRSGIPDNVQCIGISTYISTPYPTWESLVTQHAPLTTFASLGSDDLATIMYTSGTTGNPKGVMATFASFAYVITEGLKHLEAENGKQRFFSYLPLSHVAERSLVEMGTIYSGSTVYFSESLQTFSENLAHAQPTIFLAVPRIWAKFREKILEAMPQPKLDRLLKIPLVRALIKNAIKKKLGLAKANWVISGAAPIAAELLEWFQRLDVTIRDTYGMTENLAYSHVNLPSVKYGTVGKAWPDVNVRFSENGELQVKHPAIMKGYYKDPELTQSVITDDGYLRTGDKGIVDDEGFLTLTGRVKDQFKTDKGKFVNPTPIELQLLRNPDIDQACVVGMGIPQPIALINLSAAGKSKSREAILESIRQTFSELNPVLETYERLEAAVVMRDDWTVENGMLTPSLKLKRNELEKANLSKYPEWYKTNSVVVWE, encoded by the coding sequence ATGAACCCTGTTCAGCAATTCAGTCATTGGGAGGCCACAACTCCTGGGGCAACTTTTCTACAACAACCGCTCGCGGGTCAATGGAAAAAATGGACCTATAAAGAAGCCGGCGACGAGATCCGGCGCATGGCCACGGCCCTGGGCACCTATGGATTGCCACCGAAAAGCAAAATTGCGATCCTCTCCAAAAACTGCGCACACTGGTTTATGGCCGACCTCGCCATCTGGATGGCGGGACATATCTCCGTACCGCTTTATGCCACCTTTACTGCGGCGACGATCCGCCAGATCCTGGAACACAGCGAGTCGAAAATTCTGTTTGTCGGCAAGCTCGATACCTGGGACGAGCAACGGTCAGGGATTCCCGATAACGTTCAATGCATTGGGATCTCTACCTACATCAGCACTCCCTACCCTACCTGGGAATCGCTCGTGACACAACATGCACCCCTGACAACTTTTGCCTCATTGGGGTCCGACGATCTGGCCACGATCATGTATACTTCAGGCACCACGGGCAATCCAAAAGGCGTGATGGCCACGTTCGCTTCCTTTGCCTATGTGATTACCGAAGGATTGAAACACCTCGAGGCAGAAAACGGCAAGCAACGATTCTTCTCCTACCTGCCCCTGAGCCACGTGGCCGAGCGTTCGCTGGTTGAGATGGGGACGATCTATTCGGGCTCTACGGTGTACTTCTCCGAATCGCTGCAAACTTTTAGCGAAAACCTGGCGCATGCACAGCCCACCATCTTCCTGGCCGTGCCGCGCATCTGGGCCAAGTTTCGCGAGAAGATCCTGGAAGCCATGCCCCAACCAAAACTGGACCGGTTGCTAAAAATTCCGCTGGTGCGTGCCTTGATAAAAAATGCCATAAAAAAGAAACTGGGTCTGGCAAAAGCCAATTGGGTGATCTCCGGTGCAGCGCCCATAGCCGCCGAGTTGTTGGAATGGTTTCAACGCCTCGACGTCACCATCCGCGACACCTACGGCATGACTGAAAATCTGGCTTATTCGCATGTGAACCTTCCGAGCGTGAAGTATGGCACCGTAGGCAAAGCCTGGCCCGATGTGAACGTTCGCTTCAGTGAGAACGGCGAGCTGCAGGTAAAACACCCGGCCATTATGAAGGGCTATTACAAAGACCCGGAGCTAACCCAATCCGTCATCACCGACGATGGCTATCTGCGCACCGGCGACAAAGGCATTGTCGATGACGAAGGATTCCTGACCCTCACCGGTCGTGTGAAAGATCAATTCAAGACCGACAAAGGAAAATTTGTGAACCCCACACCCATCGAGCTGCAACTGCTGCGAAACCCCGACATCGACCAGGCTTGTGTGGTGGGCATGGGCATTCCCCAGCCGATTGCTTTAATAAATCTTTCTGCGGCGGGGAAATCAAAATCCCGGGAAGCCATCCTGGAAAGCATCCGCCAAACTTTTTCGGAACTCAATCCTGTGTTGGAAACCTACGAACGCCTGGAGGCCGCCGTGGTGATGCGCGACGATTGGACGGTGGAGAACGGCATGCTCACCCCTTCGCTAAAGCTCAAGCGGAATGAATTGGAAAAAGCGAATCTCTCAAAATATCCCGAATGGTATAAAACGAATTCCGTGGTGGTGTGGGAATGA
- a CDS encoding Uma2 family endonuclease, translated as MEHFHQRVGEPEGHGGIYAFGIDPGGFGKGKMRAVDQCVGIEKEKFFVGFTHAAKYRTFEKNPTFLKRIAQGFWLFLRMRNVAVFAPLTALEVCENLPESTLAEVIDNKIYLSDSPVARHQSISLHLASQLFFFAKQNDAGSVFVAPFDVYLDEEKSLVQPDILFILKENEHIVRGHVHGSPDLIIEILSLASKKRDLVTKKPLYEKFAIKEYWIIDPETNTAFGFQLQKGVYVKLPPEKNKLTSPLLKNVFVF; from the coding sequence TTGGAGCACTTCCATCAACGTGTTGGTGAACCCGAAGGCCACGGAGGTATTTATGCCTTTGGAATTGATCCGGGGGGTTTTGGTAAAGGCAAAATGCGCGCGGTAGATCAGTGCGTAGGCATCGAGAAGGAAAAGTTTTTTGTCGGGTTTACTCATGCTGCAAAGTATCGCACATTCGAAAAGAATCCAACGTTTCTCAAAAGGATTGCGCAAGGTTTTTGGTTATTTTTAAGAATGCGCAACGTCGCCGTTTTCGCTCCCCTCACCGCCCTGGAAGTTTGTGAAAACCTACCGGAAAGCACGTTGGCTGAAGTTATTGATAACAAAATCTATCTGTCCGATTCACCGGTTGCCCGCCATCAGAGCATTAGCCTTCATTTGGCCTCACAATTATTCTTCTTCGCAAAGCAGAACGACGCGGGTAGTGTTTTTGTGGCACCTTTCGATGTTTATTTAGACGAAGAAAAAAGCCTCGTCCAGCCCGATATTTTATTTATTCTTAAAGAAAATGAGCATATCGTCAGGGGCCATGTGCACGGCTCACCCGACCTGATCATAGAAATACTTTCTCTAGCTAGCAAAAAGCGGGACCTCGTTACAAAGAAACCTCTCTACGAAAAATTTGCCATCAAGGAGTATTGGATCATCGATCCCGAAACGAACACAGCTTTTGGTTTTCAACTTCAGAAAGGCGTGTATGTAAAGCTTCCCCCAGAAAAAAATAAGCTTACATCGCCCCTGCTCAAAAATGTTTTTGTGTTCTGA
- the polA gene encoding DNA polymerase I, protein MYRAHFAFTKTPRINSKGINTSVAFGFTNTLMEVLQKQKPTHIGVAFDTVAKTFRDEIFKEYKATRQETPEDIRTGIPIVKEIIRGFNIPILEMDGYEADDIIGTLASQACKQGFEVYMMTPDKDFGQLVNDCVFLYKPAYMGNAVDVLGPKEVCEKWDIENVSQVIDMLGLQGDTSDNIPGIPGFGPKTAATLLKQYGSVENIVAHAADLKGKQKDLVTQFGDQAILSKKLATIITDVPVAFDENELAYKGPDAEKLKPIFNDLEFKSISARAFGEYMADVPRVAPKPAQLSMFGQPDEPVVAEVMTERKTLASQTVQYTQLENEEQLQALMVKLKEQRHIALDTLSDDAPNFDFQWRAIAFAYRADEAFYFPIDTAEQATRAAKIVAPVLGDAQIGKVGHNLKAMILALKKNSVEVAGPLFDTMLAHYLIEPEASHDLPIICSQYLGYDLMETGSLKDRLCERADQLVQLREKLKAELEQRRVSRLMSDTEMPLVYVLAQMEFEGVKVNTESLAKMSEELKVESDKVQHDIFQMAGTEFNIGSPKQLGDILFDKMKLIEKPKKTKSGQYATGEDILLTLAPKHEIAKRILDYREYEKLRSTYVDALPKMISKTDGRIHTDYRQAVAATGRLSSNNPNLQNIPIRTEKGRQIRKAFGPRNDEFLFMSADYSQIELRIAASFAKDQTMIDAFRNKRDIHTTTAAKVFKVELDKVTPDMRRKAKEVNFGILYGSTAFGLSQNLGISRTEAAEIIQSYFTEFAAIKRYMDDSINMAREKEYVETILGRKRYLRDINSRNVTTRGFAERNAINAPIQGSAADIIKIAMVNIHRWLSKEKLKSKMTMQVHDELCFDVHKDEVEIVKANIINLMKYAVHLEVPMEVEVGVGLNWLEAH, encoded by the coding sequence ATCTACCGCGCGCATTTTGCCTTTACCAAAACCCCCCGGATCAATTCCAAAGGCATAAATACCTCCGTGGCCTTCGGGTTCACCAACACGTTGATGGAAGTGCTCCAAAAACAAAAGCCCACCCACATCGGCGTCGCCTTCGACACCGTGGCCAAGACGTTTCGAGACGAGATTTTCAAAGAGTATAAAGCCACCCGCCAGGAAACTCCTGAAGACATTCGCACGGGTATCCCCATCGTGAAAGAGATCATCCGCGGCTTCAACATCCCCATCCTCGAAATGGATGGCTACGAAGCCGACGACATTATCGGCACCCTCGCCTCACAGGCCTGCAAGCAAGGCTTCGAAGTATACATGATGACGCCCGACAAAGACTTTGGGCAATTGGTGAACGATTGCGTTTTTCTTTACAAACCCGCCTACATGGGCAACGCCGTCGACGTGCTCGGCCCCAAGGAAGTATGCGAAAAATGGGATATTGAAAACGTGTCGCAGGTGATCGACATGCTCGGTTTGCAGGGAGACACATCCGATAACATCCCCGGCATTCCGGGCTTCGGACCCAAGACCGCGGCCACCCTGCTAAAGCAATACGGAAGTGTAGAAAACATTGTGGCTCACGCAGCCGATCTGAAAGGCAAGCAAAAAGATCTGGTGACACAATTTGGCGATCAGGCCATTCTTTCCAAGAAGCTCGCCACCATCATCACCGACGTTCCCGTGGCCTTCGACGAAAACGAGCTGGCCTACAAAGGTCCCGACGCCGAAAAACTGAAGCCCATCTTCAACGACCTCGAATTCAAATCCATTTCGGCCCGCGCCTTTGGCGAATACATGGCCGATGTGCCGCGTGTAGCGCCCAAGCCCGCACAGCTCTCCATGTTCGGCCAACCCGACGAACCCGTCGTGGCGGAGGTGATGACCGAACGAAAAACACTCGCCAGCCAAACCGTGCAATACACACAACTGGAGAATGAAGAGCAACTGCAGGCGTTGATGGTGAAACTAAAGGAACAACGCCACATTGCCTTAGATACCCTTAGCGACGACGCGCCCAACTTCGATTTTCAATGGCGAGCCATCGCTTTTGCCTATCGCGCAGACGAGGCCTTTTATTTTCCCATCGACACGGCCGAACAGGCAACGCGGGCCGCGAAGATCGTGGCACCCGTTTTAGGGGATGCACAAATCGGCAAGGTCGGTCATAATCTGAAGGCCATGATCCTGGCGTTAAAGAAAAATAGTGTGGAAGTAGCGGGTCCGTTGTTCGACACCATGCTGGCGCACTATCTGATAGAACCCGAAGCTTCACACGATCTGCCCATCATTTGCTCGCAGTACCTGGGCTATGATTTGATGGAAACCGGCAGCCTGAAAGACCGCCTCTGTGAACGCGCCGACCAGCTTGTTCAATTGCGTGAAAAATTGAAGGCCGAACTGGAACAACGGCGCGTCAGCCGGCTGATGAGCGACACCGAGATGCCGTTGGTGTATGTGCTGGCACAAATGGAATTTGAAGGCGTGAAAGTAAACACGGAATCGCTGGCCAAAATGTCGGAGGAACTGAAAGTGGAAAGCGACAAAGTGCAGCACGACATTTTTCAAATGGCAGGCACCGAATTCAACATCGGCTCGCCAAAACAATTGGGCGATATTCTTTTCGATAAAATGAAACTGATCGAGAAGCCGAAAAAAACAAAATCGGGTCAGTATGCCACGGGCGAAGACATTTTGTTGACGCTAGCGCCGAAACATGAAATTGCCAAGCGTATTCTCGACTACCGCGAATACGAAAAGCTCCGCTCCACCTACGTGGATGCACTGCCAAAAATGATCAGCAAAACCGACGGCCGCATCCACACCGACTATCGTCAAGCTGTCGCGGCCACTGGACGTTTGAGCTCGAATAACCCCAACCTTCAAAACATTCCCATCCGCACGGAGAAGGGACGGCAAATACGCAAAGCGTTCGGGCCTCGGAACGATGAGTTTCTCTTCATGTCGGCCGACTACTCGCAAATTGAACTGCGCATCGCGGCGTCCTTTGCCAAGGATCAAACTATGATCGACGCCTTCCGCAACAAGCGGGACATTCACACCACCACGGCCGCAAAAGTTTTTAAAGTCGAGCTCGACAAAGTGACACCCGACATGCGCCGGAAAGCAAAAGAGGTGAACTTCGGCATTCTGTATGGCAGCACGGCCTTCGGCTTGTCGCAAAACCTGGGCATTTCACGTACGGAAGCAGCGGAGATCATCCAATCGTACTTCACCGAATTTGCCGCCATTAAGCGCTACATGGACGACTCCATAAACATGGCGCGGGAAAAAGAATATGTGGAAACCATCCTGGGACGGAAACGCTATTTGCGCGACATCAACTCCCGCAACGTCACCACCCGCGGCTTTGCAGAACGCAACGCCATCAACGCACCCATACAAGGCAGCGCCGCCGACATCATCAAGATCGCGATGGTAAATATCCACCGTTGGCTGAGCAAAGAGAAACTCAAATCGAAAATGACCATGCAGGTACACGACGAATTGTGTTTCGATGTGCACAAAGACGAGGTGGAGATCGTGAAAGCAAACATCATCAACCTGATGAAGTACGCCGTGCACCTGGAAGTACCCATGGAGGTGGAAGTCGGCGTAGGGCTGAACTGGTTGGAGGCGCACTAG
- a CDS encoding YraN family protein, whose product MRDHLDTGARGEQLAADFLRSKGFEIVARNYRHRRAEIDLIVKRDNWLIFVEVKTRTSISYGYPEEFVDDQKARLIFQAAEEYIYSTDWQGHIRFDIVSVRMGLPPEIIHFEDAIN is encoded by the coding sequence GTGAGAGATCATTTAGACACTGGCGCCCGTGGCGAGCAGCTTGCCGCGGACTTTTTAAGATCCAAAGGGTTTGAGATCGTTGCCCGGAACTACCGGCACCGACGCGCGGAGATCGACCTCATTGTGAAGCGCGACAACTGGCTCATTTTTGTGGAAGTGAAAACCCGGACGTCCATATCGTATGGCTACCCGGAAGAGTTTGTCGATGATCAAAAAGCGCGGCTGATCTTTCAGGCAGCCGAAGAATACATCTACTCCACCGATTGGCAAGGGCACATTCGTTTCGATATCGTGTCCGTGCGCATGGGTCTGCCACCGGAGATCATTCATTTTGAAGATGCGATAAACTGA